The sequence gttataaaatataaaattatgcaataaattatgataTCCTTCAACATGACATGAAACTATTAAGCCGATATAAAAAACATCCGAGCAAAAGGTTTATTATGTAAAGATCCTTAAGGGGGGTTTTGTTTAAGGGGTggagggggtcgagtcaaatctcatttaatcttacgatGCAGAGAGGaggggtctcggcaaatatcacgcaattttttttctgattgaaaaaaaattaggaaaacggttcagcctaaaggccatctctgcaacttcccgctaactccatacctaaactctcaacatttcacttattttgttttagtcgtaaataaaagcacgaagcaatttttttttctttttacaataacaatccaacgcgtttacgcgattgggggatgggggagggggttgaataaaatctcacgacatctcaccagggggggagggaggtacagaaaattaaaaaaaaacacctcacgtaatttatggacgcccccttatgtacgcgcgtaagaagttatacttctttggcattattaaaaatagtttttgattgcatgcaaataattaattacaattaaataatcaaagactggaaagggagtcattatagtcaataaagttcagtttacatttgaaaaattaaataaataaatatttattattattctcttacattaagtgtaacataaattctattattgttcgaatgttgtttttaatttatgtccaatgccgtagcatcttccgtgggcaacttcattctgttaattttgtgtcacggtgcgcgcgcatcgtaaaatttcactctcatcaatttttcataacgcgcctaaagaagtataacttcaaaaaaaaatatgtgtgaaaaataaaagttttattttatagaccgCTTTGCATATTCATTGCTACCCTCATATTGTGGAATATATGAGGgtagaaatgaaaaatattctgCAGTCATCCATTCGCTTGCTGCATGTAATACCTACTAACTTATGGATTCCAGTAATGTACCTGAACCAATGGTGCTGGCGTTAGTGGGCAATAAATGTGATTTGGAATCTTGTAGAGCAGTTTCACATAGTGAGGCGACGCAGTATGCTACGTCCATAGGAGCGGCGTATTGTGAAACGAGCGCGTTGCACGATCAGGTATTACTGTTTTTTTAAGTcggttaataaaatattgatcagtgttggcctagtggcttcagcgactgtcatccctgaggtcgtaggtacgaaacccggctgtgtaccaacgGACTTTTTACATGCGAAttttacattcgctcgaacggtaaaggaaaacatcgtgaggaaaccggcttgacccaaaaagtcgttgtgtgtcagacacacatgcctattagattgacaaattatcatgaaacataaacaacaaacacaaatctgatgtccagacctaaaaaagttgtagcgccaccaaaatatttgaaattgacAAAAAAGAGCCCatattgtgagtgtccatgggcggcgggcGGTATCGctaaacatcagatgagcctcctgcccgtttgttccctggtgaaatatattatgtaattatttagttatgaacatacatacaataaaGACAATCCCGTGAATCGCTTACCTAAACCTTATACATTtactgtattaattatttctttcaaatattgaaatctataaaaataacttgcattgaataaaattatgaattgcTAGTCGTAAATGTCTTTTGATTTtacgtaaaaattaatttaataataaattacataatatacgtatattctttacatgatttaaatttatacctAATTCGATGTTCTCTTGACATATTCAAAGCATTCATGTcgagttaatttaaatagtaatgaaaaaatatctttacagGGTATAGACCAAGTATTCCTAAGTACAGCGACATCTCTTCTGAAGCTGTCCAGCACTAACCTTGTCTCTTCTATGCGTTCCTATGACTCTGTGGACGGTGACGAGAGACTACCTATTGGTGAGTAActagatttaaaattttaaatatcccCGAAATCTACATACGGTACTTAAatacacttaaaaataaattatataaatagaatagAAGAATATTCGAAAATTCCTTCAAGAAGActcataaaaagaaaaactattatacttACTTGGCTTATAATCCCTCCTTATAAGAAgtccaaatcataaaatgactgcttcacgactgatttgagcgcgaccgccggtgtgaaaaccgctgtgtgtgttcgaaaagtgagttacagaatcgcaaggctgctcACGGACTTAAGCCAAGTaagtataatagtttttctttttatgagTCTTCTTGAGTCAAGCTCGTCTCGGGAGCTGTTAAATGTCAAACCTCAAACATAAAAAATGGCGTGACAGCTCTTGAgactagatttaagtttgacGTTCGTATTCTAGAACGCTTTCTAGTGGGCGTGAGAGAAACATAACAATAGATTTATTCATCACACAAtacaattcattatttaaatggaTTTGTATCATTTTGACGTTTGCAACACCGTcggtattaataaaaaatgtgggTAATATAATAGGTCATTCAATAATTATCATACTACGATGGGATGACTGACCGGCCGTGCTCATCCTAAGCACGGGGGTGTTCAAACACATCCtcgtttcttataaaaaaaaatatgttgttaaTAGGTGTTAGTATGTGTATGAGTGCCAAGCTGATCAGGCGTTCGCGTCAGGgcaacaattaatatttgaattcaatgaaataatttaaggttaattaaaaaatcatatatttaaCTAGCGGACTcaaccccacagacgttgtcctgcatgatatttcaagcgattaggatattaaacaaagtttaaAAGTACCGACTGTAGCGCCATCTGCCTATGGCGatggctgatttgtgaatctaaacatTCTAAACCATGCAGGACTCCACCAAAAcgcataaaaaatatcattcaaatcggtccagccctttaagaggagttcagtgacatgcatacgtgtatatatatatatatgtatgtaagctatcctatcttgtAAAATAGATCttactgcacacggtgtgcaaatttgattgatttcggttaagtagtttaggagtccatagcggacaaacaacgtgacgcgtaatttatatatattaagattatgaatcgtttaagatatttaagaaTCAggttgatatattttttctcgTGGTGAAtggttataatataataataataatgggaCTCGCTGCTGTGCATACCGactaaaaccccacggcgccACCAGCTATCGCCCGAGGCAGGACACGGTAACAGCGTAGACTTCCACATCCAGCCACCATCAGCCGTTAAACTCACGGTCCTCTACGGCCACGAACGATGTGGAATGGACCTTAGCACAGCAAGGGCCATTCACATCGGCCAATTCGCTCTGTTTTATAAAGCTGGGGGTGGTCGGTTACAATGCTTGCGGGGATGCGTCAGTAACCCCaacctaaataaattatccagattgagcattctgataaacgagctaggtctggatatccatagttgctctcCTCACACTTTGTAATCcattttcctttagtttttataacgTGTATTATTTGTCTATAAGTGCTATTCAGATTTAAtcttgcattttatttttctagtgTTGGCaatcttttgtaaataaataaatttcaggtACACCAACAGAAGAAACAGCAACTCATACAGGCAAAGTTGAATTGCCGGCGTGGCAGGACGACCGGGTCGCTCACGGGGAGACGCAAAGAAATATGTGTTGCTAGCATtgaaattaacaatttaagcgtgcactttttattatgatagaagttt is a genomic window of Pieris napi chromosome 13, ilPieNapi1.2, whole genome shotgun sequence containing:
- the LOC125054996 gene encoding ras-related protein Rab-31 gives rise to the protein MKVVEAKIVVLGSQGVGKTSLVVRYIGKMFSKHISPTIGASFFTCNINVDDSRVKLQVWDTAGQERFRSMAPMYYRNANAALLVYDITSTSSFAAIKGWVKELQSNVPEPMVLALVGNKCDLESCRAVSHSEATQYATSIGAAYCETSALHDQGIDQVFLSTATSLLKLSSTNLVSSMRSYDSVDGDERLPIGTPTEETATHTGKVELPAWQDDRVAHGETQRNMCC